One part of the Rutidosis leptorrhynchoides isolate AG116_Rl617_1_P2 chromosome 1, CSIRO_AGI_Rlap_v1, whole genome shotgun sequence genome encodes these proteins:
- the LOC139863302 gene encoding uncharacterized protein, whose product MEPKEEEEATSSATLEHQIPQHHHHANSDPTITETDQSLLSSSSSSISQSEILKAVEIVERDSLAIADSFQSLFSSLRLSLSQATSRSVDHVQCFSDAAGRLQESALDSATKGNLYINSCLRLNEEMRGIDTLAMQLKTLRRTVDALDTAVNSLVRLP is encoded by the exons ATGGAacccaaagaagaagaagaagcaaccAGTTCAGCAACCCTAGAGCATCAAATTCCTCAACACCATCATCACGCTAACAGCGATCCAACTATAACAGAAACGGATCAATCGTTattatcttcttcatcttcatcaatcTCTCAATCGGAGATCCTGAAAGCAGTGGAGATTGTTGAACGAGACTCACTCGCAATCGCCGATAGCTTCCAATCACTATTCTCCTCTCTTCGTCTATCTCTCTCTCAG GCTACCAGCCGTTCGGTTGATCATGTACAGTGCTTTAGTGATGCTGCTGGCCGTCTTCAAGAATCTG CACTGGATTCTGCAACAAAAGGGAATCTTTACATAAACTCGTGTCTCAG ATTAAATGAAGAAATGAGAGGCATCGACACCTTAGCCATGCAATT GAAAACACTACGCAGAACTGTTGATGCTTTGGATACTGCTGTGAATAGCCTTGTTCGTCTTCCTTGA
- the LOC139863308 gene encoding uncharacterized protein, protein MEVEAVKSNVVLILDYGSQYTHLITRRIRSLSIFSLCISGTSSLKSITELNPSVIILSGGPHSVHAPDAPSFPDGFVEYVEKNGVFVLGICYGLQLIVQKLGGVVGVGEKQEYGRMVIEVVKDIGGLYLGKNVGDKQVVWMSHGDEAVKLPSGFEVVARSEQGGIAAVANPSRRFYGLQYHPEVTHSPEGMELLRHFLFDICGVAAGWKMEDVMEEEIKVIKSMVGPDDHVICALSGGVDSTVAATLVHKAIGDRLHCIFVDNGLLRYKEQERVMGTFEKDLHLPVTCVDASVQFLSELKGVTDPEKKRKIIGKEFISIFDAFAHDLEKKLGTKPTYLVQGTLYPDVIESCPPPGSGRTHSHTIKSHHNVGGLPKDMKLKLIEPLKLLFKDEVRELGKILDVPAGFLKRHPFPGPGLAVRIPGDVTQGNALDILRQVDEIFIQAIKDAGIYDEIWQAFAVFLPIKTTGVQGDQRTHSNAVALRAVTSQDGMTADWYYFEHKFLDDVARKICNSVRGVNRVCLDITSKPPSTIEWE, encoded by the exons ATGGAGGTCGAAGCCGTGAAATCAAACGTAGTTTTAATCCTCGATTACGGCTCACAATACACACACTTAATCACTCGCAGAATCCGAAGTTTATCAATCTTCTCCCTCTGCATTTCCGGCACTTCATCGCTCAAATCAATCACCGAACTAAACCCATCTGTAATCATCCTTTCCGGTGGTCCTCACTCCGTTCACGCGCCGGACGCGCCTAGTTTCCCGGACGGATTTGTGGAATATGTTGAGAAAAATGGGGTTTTTGTGTTGGGGATTTGTTATGGTTTGCAGTTGATTGTGCAGAAATTGGGTGGGGTAGTTGGTGTTGGGGAGAAACAGGAGTATGGTAGGATGGTGATTGAAGTTGTTAAGGATATTGGTGGATTGTATTTGGGGAAAAATGTTGGTGATAAGCAGGTGGTGTGGATGAGCCATGGTGATGAAGCTGTTAAGTTGCCGAGCGGTTTCGAAGTGGTGGCGAGAAGTGAACAGGGTGGGATTGCCGCAGTTGCGAATCCGAGTAGGCGGTTTTACGGGTTGCAATATCATCCTGAG GTGACACATTCACCGGAGGGAATGGAGCTTTTGCGTCATTTTCTTTTTGATATTTGTGGGGTCGCAGCTGGATGGAAAATGGAAGATGTAATGGAGGAGGAAATAAAGGTAATTAAAAGTATGGTGGGCCCTGATGATCATGTTATATGTGCATTATCTGGCGGTGTAGACTCTACTGTTGCAGCCACTCTTGTTCACAAGGCAATTGGTGATAGGTTGCATTGTATCTTTGTTGATAACGGGTTGCTAAG ATACAAGGAGCAAGAACGAGTCATGGGAACATTTGAAAAAGATCTTCATCTGCCTGTAACTTGTGTTGATGCTTCAGTGCAATTTCTTAGTGAGTTGAAAGGTGTTACGGATCCCGAGAAGAAAAGGAAAATTATCGGGAAGGAGTTTATATCAATTTTTGATGCATTTGCTCATGATTTAGAGAAAAAATTGGGGACGAAGCCTACTTATTTGGTTCAAGGAACTTTGTATCCAGATGTAATCGAATCTTGCCCACCACCCGGAAGTGGAAGAACACACTCTCACACAATTAAAAGCCATCATAACGTTGGTGGGCTTCCTAAAGATATGAAGTTGAAACTTATTGAACCACTTAAACTTTTATTCAAAGACGAG GTTCGTGAGCTCGGGAAGATTTTGGATGTTCCGGCAGGGTTTTTGAAAAGGCATCCATTCCCGGGGCCGGGACTTGCTGTGAGAATTCCCGGTGATGTCACTCAAGGAAATGCATTGGATATACTTCGTCAG GTGGATGAAATATTTATACAAGCAATAAAAGATGCTGGGATATATGATGAAATATGGCAGGCTTTTGCTGTATTTCTACCTATAAAAACAACAGGTGTTCAAGGAGATCAGAGGACTCATTCTAATGCAGTTGCACTTAGAGCCGTCACAAGTCAAGATGGCATGACTGCTGACTG GTACTATTTTGAGCATAAGTTTCTAGACGATGTAGCAAGGAAAATCTGTAATAGTGTTCGTGGAGTGAACCGAGTTTGTCTAGACATCACGTCGAAGCCTCCATCAACTATAGAATGGGAATGA
- the LOC139863317 gene encoding uncharacterized protein isoform X1: MARNTPKCHPTVDPKQGCVWYFSGMFDHHVGHPHRKMLSDERHESKSLPRAGYARSQVPMLTFDEQIKSLNIHSKNKNTNVNRSLKGETSSSDQTMDKSFWKKIKSRYESPNKKKENPKVDTIVVLRPSQRVVGSSVDLGCRCLYLHVHQRSTSKQQIIKHTNVSFNDIRKKLRNAKKLKNTQKMKSFQSSNNDSTSKMEKSAIVPFMKKREPDVFIEAKKHLAERLRHVGPGAVDPSGSSSKRASRTLERVLLSSPKHESMASFVHAPAVRSPDHILDMWLDSYNIGQTDVQGCINGSRVDFLLDVSSPKANCKLENMDNDQFRENPSPVSVLDSFFTDNICSPTSTTESVELQIQPQRLDFEEHSSHTSSPLHGKTNLSSLMEDPEFISSYINDMYKTLQSNWEDFSAIDYPTDSSCDHKLLHDCVKEILVSLHTRTGFFSPKIRAFALEKDVVNEVMEQVEWHNGKLMGPRTLDVLVTRDIAKCGQWVDSISDRNDIVFELVDDTVQELIMEVITDILM, translated from the exons ATGGCAAGAAATACTCCAAAATGTCATCCCACAGTTGACCCGAAACAGGGTTGTGTGTGGTATTTTAGTGGCATGTTCGACCACCACGTGGGCCACCCTCATCGGAAAATGCTGTCAGATGAAAGGCATGAGAGCAAAAGTCTTCCAA GAGCAGGGTATGCAAGGAGCCAAGTACCAATGCTGACATTCGATGAGCAAATTAAAAGCCTTAAT ATTCACTCAAAGAATAAAAACACAAATGTGAACCGATCTCTAAAAGGAGAAACAAGTTCCTCGGATCAAACCATGGATAAATCATTTTGGAAAAAGATAAAATCGCGCTATGAAAGTCCAAACAAGAAAAAGGAAAATCCAAAAGTTGATACAATCGTGGTATTGAGGCCTAGTCAACGTGTTGTGGGGTCTTCGGTTGATTTAGGATGCCGGTGCTTGTATTTGCACGTTCATCAAAGATCAACAAGCAAGCAACAAATAATCAAACATACTAATGTGTCGTTTAATGACATCAGAAAAAAACTGAGAAATGCAAAGAAGTTAAAGAACACTCAAAAGATGAAATCTTTTCAGTCTTCCAATAATGATAGTACTTCAAAAATGGAGAAATCGGCTATTGTACCATTCATGAAGAAACGGGAACCAGATGTATTTATTGAAGCAAAAAAACACCTTGCAGAAAGGTTAAGGCATGTTGGGCCGGGTGCAGTTGACCCTTCGGGTTCTTCAAGTAAACGAGCTTCACGAACATTGGAAAGGGTACTACTCTCGTCTCCCAAACACGAGTCAATGGCCAGTTTTGTCCATGCACCTGCTGTACGGTCCCCAGACCACATTCTGGACATGTGGTTAGACTCATACAACATTGGTCAAACAGATGTACAAGGATGCATCAATGGATCGAGAGTG GACTTTTTGTTAGATGTATCTTCGCCGAAAGCTAACTGCAAATTAGAAAACATGGATAACGATCAATTTAGGGAGAATCCAAGCCCTGTTTCTGTTCTTGATTCTTTTTTCACAGACAATATCTGCAGTCCTACGAGTACCACTGAATCTG TTGAGCTTCAAATTCAACCACAACGTCTAGATTTTGAAGAACACTCTTCGCATACTTCATCTCCACTACATGGAAAAACCAATTTAAGTTCATTAATGGAGGATCCAGAATTCATTTCTTCGTACATTAATGATATGTACAAAACTTTACAGTCAAATTGGGAGGATTTTTCAGCTATAGATTATCCAACTGACTCATCGTGTGATCATAAACTCCTGCATGACTGTGTCAAGGAAATATTAGTTAGTTTACATACACGAACGGGATTCTTTAGTCCAAAGATTCGAGCTTTTGCATTGGAGAAAGATGTAGTCAATGAGGTTATGGAACAAGTTGAATGGCATAACGGTAAACTTATGGGCCCACGCACACTTGATGTTCTTGTTACGAGGGATATAGCGAAATGTGGACAATGGGTTGACAGTATATCAGATAGAAATGATATTGTGTTTGAATTGGTAGATGACACTGTACAAGAATTGATCATGGAAGTTATTACTGACATTCTTATGTGA
- the LOC139863317 gene encoding uncharacterized protein isoform X2 has protein sequence MARNTPKCHPTVDPKQGCVWYFSGMFDHHVGHPHRKMLSDERHESKSLPRYARSQVPMLTFDEQIKSLNIHSKNKNTNVNRSLKGETSSSDQTMDKSFWKKIKSRYESPNKKKENPKVDTIVVLRPSQRVVGSSVDLGCRCLYLHVHQRSTSKQQIIKHTNVSFNDIRKKLRNAKKLKNTQKMKSFQSSNNDSTSKMEKSAIVPFMKKREPDVFIEAKKHLAERLRHVGPGAVDPSGSSSKRASRTLERVLLSSPKHESMASFVHAPAVRSPDHILDMWLDSYNIGQTDVQGCINGSRVDFLLDVSSPKANCKLENMDNDQFRENPSPVSVLDSFFTDNICSPTSTTESVELQIQPQRLDFEEHSSHTSSPLHGKTNLSSLMEDPEFISSYINDMYKTLQSNWEDFSAIDYPTDSSCDHKLLHDCVKEILVSLHTRTGFFSPKIRAFALEKDVVNEVMEQVEWHNGKLMGPRTLDVLVTRDIAKCGQWVDSISDRNDIVFELVDDTVQELIMEVITDILM, from the exons ATGGCAAGAAATACTCCAAAATGTCATCCCACAGTTGACCCGAAACAGGGTTGTGTGTGGTATTTTAGTGGCATGTTCGACCACCACGTGGGCCACCCTCATCGGAAAATGCTGTCAGATGAAAGGCATGAGAGCAAAAGTCTTCCAA GGTATGCAAGGAGCCAAGTACCAATGCTGACATTCGATGAGCAAATTAAAAGCCTTAAT ATTCACTCAAAGAATAAAAACACAAATGTGAACCGATCTCTAAAAGGAGAAACAAGTTCCTCGGATCAAACCATGGATAAATCATTTTGGAAAAAGATAAAATCGCGCTATGAAAGTCCAAACAAGAAAAAGGAAAATCCAAAAGTTGATACAATCGTGGTATTGAGGCCTAGTCAACGTGTTGTGGGGTCTTCGGTTGATTTAGGATGCCGGTGCTTGTATTTGCACGTTCATCAAAGATCAACAAGCAAGCAACAAATAATCAAACATACTAATGTGTCGTTTAATGACATCAGAAAAAAACTGAGAAATGCAAAGAAGTTAAAGAACACTCAAAAGATGAAATCTTTTCAGTCTTCCAATAATGATAGTACTTCAAAAATGGAGAAATCGGCTATTGTACCATTCATGAAGAAACGGGAACCAGATGTATTTATTGAAGCAAAAAAACACCTTGCAGAAAGGTTAAGGCATGTTGGGCCGGGTGCAGTTGACCCTTCGGGTTCTTCAAGTAAACGAGCTTCACGAACATTGGAAAGGGTACTACTCTCGTCTCCCAAACACGAGTCAATGGCCAGTTTTGTCCATGCACCTGCTGTACGGTCCCCAGACCACATTCTGGACATGTGGTTAGACTCATACAACATTGGTCAAACAGATGTACAAGGATGCATCAATGGATCGAGAGTG GACTTTTTGTTAGATGTATCTTCGCCGAAAGCTAACTGCAAATTAGAAAACATGGATAACGATCAATTTAGGGAGAATCCAAGCCCTGTTTCTGTTCTTGATTCTTTTTTCACAGACAATATCTGCAGTCCTACGAGTACCACTGAATCTG TTGAGCTTCAAATTCAACCACAACGTCTAGATTTTGAAGAACACTCTTCGCATACTTCATCTCCACTACATGGAAAAACCAATTTAAGTTCATTAATGGAGGATCCAGAATTCATTTCTTCGTACATTAATGATATGTACAAAACTTTACAGTCAAATTGGGAGGATTTTTCAGCTATAGATTATCCAACTGACTCATCGTGTGATCATAAACTCCTGCATGACTGTGTCAAGGAAATATTAGTTAGTTTACATACACGAACGGGATTCTTTAGTCCAAAGATTCGAGCTTTTGCATTGGAGAAAGATGTAGTCAATGAGGTTATGGAACAAGTTGAATGGCATAACGGTAAACTTATGGGCCCACGCACACTTGATGTTCTTGTTACGAGGGATATAGCGAAATGTGGACAATGGGTTGACAGTATATCAGATAGAAATGATATTGTGTTTGAATTGGTAGATGACACTGTACAAGAATTGATCATGGAAGTTATTACTGACATTCTTATGTGA